A part of Trueperaceae bacterium genomic DNA contains:
- a CDS encoding 3-hydroxyacyl-CoA dehydrogenase family protein, protein MGSDYDARQAGPHAPKKVAVLGAGTMGGGIATSLLIGGHTVGLFDTRAEALSAAAARAAKRAAEAVAAGKLTTTSDLAEAVAGADFVIEAVPELLELKRDLFASVGALAPDHAVLATNTSELSVTAIAAATQRPASVVGMHWFNPPERMALVEVVRAAQTSEATLAATLALAASCGKETVVVEDRQGFVTTRAVAALLLEGVRMLEEGVAAPKDIDKAVRLGLNHPMGPLELADLIGLDTVLLIADSLKDALGERFLAPQTLRKLVEAGRLGRKSGRGFYEYGG, encoded by the coding sequence ATGGGATCAGACTACGACGCGCGTCAGGCAGGACCGCACGCCCCCAAGAAGGTCGCGGTGCTGGGCGCCGGCACGATGGGCGGCGGCATCGCCACCAGCTTGCTCATCGGGGGCCACACGGTCGGCCTCTTCGATACCAGGGCGGAGGCGCTGAGCGCGGCGGCCGCGCGCGCGGCCAAGCGGGCGGCGGAGGCGGTAGCCGCAGGCAAGCTGACGACCACGAGCGACCTCGCCGAGGCGGTGGCCGGCGCGGACTTCGTCATCGAGGCCGTCCCGGAACTCCTCGAGCTGAAGCGCGACCTCTTCGCCAGCGTCGGCGCGTTGGCGCCCGACCACGCGGTGCTGGCCACCAATACGAGCGAGCTGTCCGTCACCGCCATAGCCGCCGCCACGCAGCGCCCAGCGAGCGTCGTCGGCATGCACTGGTTCAACCCGCCGGAGCGCATGGCGCTCGTCGAGGTCGTGCGCGCCGCGCAGACGTCGGAGGCGACCCTGGCCGCCACGCTCGCGCTGGCGGCGAGCTGCGGGAAGGAGACGGTCGTCGTCGAGGACCGTCAAGGGTTCGTGACCACGAGGGCCGTCGCCGCACTCTTGCTCGAGGGGGTGCGGATGCTGGAGGAAGGCGTGGCGGCGCCCAAGGACATCGACAAGGCGGTAAGACTCGGCCTCAACCACCCGATGGGCCCGCTCGAGCTCGCGGACCTCATCGGGCTCGACACGGTGCTGCTGATCGCGGACTCGCTCAAGGACGCGCTGGGCGAGCGCTTCCTCGCCCCGCAGACGCTGCGCAAGCTCGTCGAAGCCGGTCGCCTCGGCCGCAAGTCCGGGCGCGGGTTCTACGAGTACGGCGGCTAG
- the upp gene encoding uracil phosphoribosyltransferase, protein MAVTVVDHPLVQHKLSILRDKDTSVREFRALCQELTMLMAFEAMRDLELEDATVETPVALAHVKRLAGKKLALIGILRAGLVMVDGILALMPTARVGHIGLYRDPDTLKPVQYYSKLPSDVGERDVFLLDPMLATGGSAAAAIQVLKEKGATRIRLLCIIAAPEGIKTVTDAHPDIDIIVAARDERLNDHGYIVPGLGDAGDRLYGTR, encoded by the coding sequence ATGGCCGTCACGGTAGTCGACCACCCGCTCGTCCAGCACAAGCTCTCCATACTGCGCGACAAGGACACGAGCGTCAGGGAGTTCAGGGCGCTCTGCCAGGAGCTCACGATGCTGATGGCCTTCGAGGCCATGCGTGACCTCGAGCTGGAGGACGCGACGGTGGAGACGCCGGTCGCCCTGGCCCACGTCAAGCGCCTGGCGGGCAAGAAGCTCGCCCTCATCGGCATCCTGCGCGCCGGCCTCGTGATGGTGGACGGCATCCTCGCGCTCATGCCGACCGCGCGCGTCGGCCACATCGGTCTCTACCGCGATCCGGACACCCTCAAGCCCGTCCAGTACTACTCCAAGCTGCCGAGCGACGTGGGCGAGCGCGACGTCTTCCTCCTCGACCCGATGCTCGCCACGGGCGGCAGCGCCGCCGCCGCCATCCAGGTGCTCAAGGAGAAGGGCGCCACGCGCATCAGGCTCCTCTGCATCATCGCCGCGCCCGAGGGGATCAAGACCGTCACCGACGCCCACCCGGACATCGATATCATCGTGGCCGCCCGCGACGAGCGCCTCAACGACCACGGCTACATCGTGCCGGGGCTCGGCGACGCCGGCGACCGCCTGTACGGCACGCGCTGA
- a CDS encoding undecaprenyl/decaprenyl-phosphate alpha-N-acetylglucosaminyl 1-phosphate transferase codes for MRGTLLLFLPLVITAFVVAFGAVIWLVPRVRAFAVRIGAVQVGGSAHGGGVRQHDGRVPNIGGIAILAGFLVAVLAGSLVAPQLIDDFRVELLAIALGGALMTLVGFIDDMWEVPPPLRLATQVVAAGILVVNGVRIGFVTDYFGAGTFLFIPETLSVLVTILWVVGFTNAFNFIDGLDGLSSGIAAISSMSLLAVAVQFDDRGGAVLLLAALAGSALAFLRYNFGPATITMGDSGAYLLGYVLAAVSVLGALKVTAAISVVAPILVLALPVVNITQVTLRRLRRGSSPALASNDHIHDIIRARSGSKRFTVVLLWTATLILGVVGMLLSSTPPVLTLLTLIVTVVAIAAVSLLRLAEVRRAGSHA; via the coding sequence GTGCGCGGCACCCTCCTCCTCTTCCTACCCCTGGTCATCACGGCCTTCGTCGTCGCCTTCGGCGCCGTCATCTGGCTCGTACCGCGCGTGCGGGCGTTCGCGGTGCGCATAGGCGCCGTCCAGGTCGGCGGCAGCGCGCACGGCGGTGGCGTGCGCCAACACGACGGGCGGGTCCCCAACATCGGCGGCATCGCCATCCTCGCGGGCTTCCTCGTCGCCGTGCTGGCGGGCAGCCTCGTCGCGCCGCAGCTCATCGACGACTTCCGTGTCGAGCTCCTCGCCATCGCCCTGGGCGGCGCGCTCATGACGCTGGTGGGCTTCATCGACGACATGTGGGAGGTACCGCCGCCCCTGCGGCTCGCCACCCAGGTGGTCGCGGCCGGCATCCTGGTCGTCAACGGCGTGCGCATCGGCTTCGTCACGGACTACTTCGGGGCCGGCACGTTCCTGTTCATCCCGGAGACGCTCTCCGTGCTCGTCACGATCCTGTGGGTGGTCGGGTTCACGAACGCCTTCAACTTCATCGACGGCCTCGACGGCCTCTCCTCGGGCATCGCGGCCATCTCGAGCATGAGCCTGCTGGCCGTGGCCGTCCAGTTCGACGACCGGGGCGGCGCCGTCCTGCTCCTCGCCGCGCTCGCCGGGTCCGCCCTCGCGTTCCTGCGCTACAACTTCGGCCCGGCCACCATCACGATGGGCGACTCCGGCGCCTACCTGCTCGGCTACGTCCTCGCGGCCGTCAGCGTCCTCGGCGCGTTGAAGGTCACGGCGGCCATCTCCGTCGTCGCGCCGATCCTCGTCCTCGCCCTGCCCGTCGTGAACATCACCCAGGTAACGCTCCGGCGCCTGCGGCGCGGCAGCTCGCCGGCACTGGCAAGCAACGACCACATCCACGACATCATCCGGGCGCGCTCGGGCTCGAAGCGCTTCACGGTCGTGCTCCTATGGACGGCGACCCTGATCCTCGGGGTGGTCGGCATGCTCCTCTCGAGCACGCCGCCCGTCCTCACCCTGCTCACCCTCATCGTCACGGTCGTCGCCATCGCCGCCGTCTCGCTGCTGCGCCTGGCGGAGGTACGTCGCGCCGGGTCGCACGCGTGA
- the wecB gene encoding UDP-N-acetylglucosamine 2-epimerase (non-hydrolyzing) — MTGAGTDDGSERLSTPGGRAPRVVAAFGTRPEANKMAPVVAALARTPGIEPLTLVTGQHREQLASSLAAFGLTPDADLDVMTERQTLAGLFARIVPAAAAELERLRADYVLVHGDTTTTFAVALAAHLVGVPVAHVEAGLRSFDLSQPFPEEANRRLTDVITDLDLPPTDLAKRNLLAEGKSERRMVVTGNTAVDAVQHMRKSAKLPERLGAGPFVAVTMHRRENLPVMAGLAAAVAAVAKANPDRLFVYPVHLNPAVREAVTPALSGLPNVVLDEPYDYDAMLALLAAADLIVTDSGGLQEEGAALGVPVAVLRNVTERPEGVAAGVLRLLGNEPAAVRAGLEELLADARALAAMRSKPNPYGDGRAGERIAQAVAWRFGLGLRPRDWVYAGRS, encoded by the coding sequence GTGACCGGCGCCGGAACCGACGACGGATCCGAGCGGCTGAGCACACCCGGCGGGCGCGCGCCGCGCGTGGTCGCCGCCTTCGGCACCCGCCCCGAGGCCAACAAGATGGCCCCCGTCGTAGCCGCGCTCGCACGCACGCCCGGCATCGAGCCACTGACGCTCGTGACGGGCCAGCACCGCGAGCAACTGGCGAGCTCGCTCGCCGCCTTCGGGCTGACCCCCGACGCCGACCTCGACGTCATGACAGAACGCCAGACGTTGGCCGGGCTGTTCGCCCGCATCGTGCCGGCCGCCGCCGCCGAGCTGGAACGCCTCCGGGCCGACTACGTGCTCGTGCACGGCGACACGACCACGACGTTCGCCGTGGCGCTGGCCGCGCACCTCGTCGGCGTGCCGGTAGCGCACGTCGAGGCCGGACTGCGCTCGTTCGACCTGTCCCAGCCTTTCCCGGAGGAAGCGAACCGCCGCCTGACCGACGTCATCACGGACCTCGACCTGCCCCCGACCGACCTCGCCAAGCGCAACCTGCTCGCCGAGGGCAAGAGCGAGCGGCGCATGGTCGTGACCGGCAACACGGCCGTCGACGCCGTGCAGCACATGCGCAAGAGCGCCAAGCTCCCGGAGCGCCTCGGGGCCGGCCCCTTCGTGGCCGTGACCATGCATAGGCGGGAGAACCTCCCGGTGATGGCCGGGCTGGCCGCCGCCGTGGCCGCCGTGGCCAAGGCCAACCCTGACCGCCTCTTCGTCTACCCGGTCCACCTCAACCCGGCCGTCAGGGAGGCCGTCACGCCGGCACTCTCGGGCCTGCCCAACGTGGTGCTCGACGAGCCTTACGACTACGACGCCATGTTGGCCCTGTTGGCCGCCGCCGACCTCATCGTCACCGACTCCGGCGGGCTGCAGGAGGAGGGCGCGGCGCTCGGCGTGCCGGTCGCCGTGCTGCGCAACGTCACCGAACGCCCCGAAGGCGTGGCTGCCGGCGTCCTGCGGCTGCTCGGCAACGAACCGGCCGCCGTCAGGGCCGGCCTGGAGGAGCTGCTCGCCGATGCGCGCGCGCTCGCCGCCATGCGCTCCAAGCCTAACCCTTACGGCGACGGGCGTGCCGGGGAGCGGATCGCCCAGGCGGTCGCGTGGCGCTTCGGGCTCGGTCTGCGCCCCCGGGACTGGGTCTACGCGGGCCGGTCATGA
- the folP gene encoding dihydropteroate synthase, giving the protein MTGGAPHRLPFRRPLPDGSTALEWRGAALMGIVNVTPDSFSDAGETFAAEAAVAAGLRLREEGALILDVGGESTRPGALPVSPEEEARRVLPVVAELVAAGAVVSIDTRKAEVAAAALAAGAAIVNDVGGLRDPAMLAVCAAAGAPVVIMHMQGEPRTMQAAPAYADVVAEVEELLLRRARLAEAAGLPGVVLDPGIGFGKDLGHNLALLRATPRLAGLGHPLMVGASRKAFIGRLAGGVGPGSRLPGTLAAHLAAAAGGAALLRVHDVAAHAQALAVAAAVAEGK; this is encoded by the coding sequence ATGACCGGCGGCGCTCCGCACCGGCTGCCCTTCCGCCGCCCCCTGCCCGACGGCTCCACCGCGCTCGAGTGGCGCGGCGCCGCCCTGATGGGCATCGTCAACGTCACCCCGGACAGCTTCAGTGACGCCGGTGAGACCTTCGCCGCCGAGGCGGCCGTGGCCGCCGGCCTGCGCCTGCGCGAGGAGGGCGCCCTCATCCTCGACGTCGGCGGCGAGTCGACGCGGCCCGGCGCCCTCCCAGTCAGCCCGGAGGAGGAGGCGCGCCGCGTCCTGCCCGTCGTCGCCGAGCTCGTCGCGGCCGGCGCCGTCGTCAGCATCGACACGCGCAAGGCCGAGGTCGCCGCCGCCGCCCTGGCCGCGGGCGCGGCGATCGTCAACGACGTCGGCGGCCTGCGCGACCCCGCCATGCTCGCCGTCTGCGCCGCTGCCGGCGCACCGGTGGTGATCATGCACATGCAGGGCGAGCCGCGCACCATGCAGGCGGCGCCGGCGTACGCCGACGTCGTCGCGGAGGTCGAAGAGCTCCTGCTGCGCCGGGCACGCCTTGCCGAGGCGGCCGGCCTGCCGGGGGTCGTGCTCGATCCCGGCATCGGCTTCGGCAAGGACCTGGGGCACAACCTGGCGCTCCTGCGCGCCACGCCGCGGTTGGCGGGCCTCGGCCATCCGCTCATGGTCGGCGCGTCGCGCAAGGCGTTCATCGGGCGCCTGGCCGGGGGAGTCGGCCCGGGGTCGCGCCTGCCCGGCACGCTCGCCGCGCACCTGGCGGCGGCGGCGGGCGGGGCGGCGCTGCTGCGCGTGCACGACGTCGCGGCGCATGCCCAGGCCCTCGCCGTGGCGGCGGCCGTGGCGGAGGGCAAGTGA
- the folK gene encoding 2-amino-4-hydroxy-6-hydroxymethyldihydropteridine diphosphokinase encodes MSPERDEREATTVGTPRSVRGQGSPTRWGAARAYVALGANLGDPAAQFGRAARALADLAPVVGRSRLYSGPAVGGPSGQPPYLNAVLALDARAYVGREADLLAALLEVEHDLGRVRRERWGPRVIDLDLLSVGGSVVQGPTLRLPHPRLEERAFVLAPLLDLDPEWRHPLSGRRAADALAKLPATLEPNPSAW; translated from the coding sequence GTGAGCCCCGAGCGCGACGAGCGGGAGGCGACGACCGTCGGGACCCCTCGGAGCGTTCGGGGGCAGGGCTCGCCGACCCGCTGGGGAGCCGCACGCGCCTACGTGGCGTTGGGGGCCAACCTCGGCGACCCGGCCGCTCAGTTCGGGCGGGCCGCGCGCGCCTTGGCCGACCTGGCCCCGGTCGTGGGCCGCTCCAGGCTCTACTCCGGGCCGGCCGTCGGCGGCCCGAGCGGCCAACCGCCATACCTCAACGCGGTCCTGGCGCTCGACGCGCGCGCTTACGTCGGCAGGGAGGCCGACCTCCTCGCCGCGCTCCTCGAAGTGGAGCACGACCTTGGGCGCGTGCGGCGGGAACGCTGGGGCCCGCGCGTCATCGACCTCGACCTCCTGAGCGTCGGCGGGAGCGTCGTCCAGGGCCCGACGTTGAGGCTGCCCCACCCCCGCCTCGAGGAGCGTGCCTTCGTGCTCGCGCCGCTCCTGGACCTGGACCCGGAGTGGCGCCACCCGCTGAGCGGCCGACGCGCCGCCGACGCGCTCGCCAAGCTGCCCGCTACGCTCGAACCGAACCCTTCCGCTTGGTGA
- a CDS encoding metallophosphoesterase codes for MRLFAIADPHLSRAVPKPMDIFGPGWQGHPAAFFDGWRRTVGEDDLVLVPGDISWAMRFEDAMLDLRDLAELPGRKVLLRGNHDYWWPSISRLRRELPRGMWAVQNDAVAVGGAVVSGTRGWVCPGSHGFTAEDQRIYDREVERLRLSLAHAAKLEGAYRVVMLHFPPTNARLEPSELTDLILAAKPDALVFGHVHGEEPQGILPRLGDVNVHFVAADALRFEPKLIAELPRSGTDVGVAGAGSAA; via the coding sequence ATGCGACTGTTCGCCATCGCCGATCCCCACCTGTCGCGCGCCGTGCCGAAGCCGATGGACATCTTCGGCCCCGGCTGGCAGGGTCACCCCGCCGCCTTCTTCGACGGTTGGCGCCGGACGGTGGGGGAGGACGACCTCGTGCTCGTGCCCGGCGACATCTCCTGGGCCATGCGGTTCGAGGACGCCATGCTCGACCTGCGTGACCTCGCGGAGCTGCCGGGCCGGAAGGTGCTCCTGCGCGGCAACCACGACTACTGGTGGCCCTCCATCAGCCGCCTCCGCCGCGAGCTGCCCCGGGGGATGTGGGCGGTCCAGAACGACGCCGTGGCGGTCGGTGGGGCGGTCGTGTCCGGCACGCGCGGCTGGGTCTGTCCGGGCAGTCACGGCTTCACGGCGGAGGACCAACGCATCTACGACCGGGAGGTCGAACGCTTGCGGCTCTCGCTTGCGCACGCGGCCAAGCTGGAGGGTGCGTACCGCGTCGTGATGCTCCACTTCCCGCCGACGAACGCGCGCCTCGAGCCCTCGGAGCTGACCGACCTGATCCTGGCCGCCAAGCCGGACGCGCTCGTGTTCGGGCACGTGCACGGCGAGGAGCCGCAAGGCATCCTCCCGCGGCTGGGCGACGTGAACGTGCACTTCGTGGCGGCGGACGCGCTGCGGTTCGAACCGAAGCTCATCGCGGAGCTGCCGCGCTCGGGCACCGACGTCGGTGTCGCGGGCGCCGGGAGCGCGGCGTGA